Proteins from one Bacteroidota bacterium genomic window:
- a CDS encoding GNAT family N-acetyltransferase has translation MKNLLWKIRSFHQMNVFELNAIFRLRQEVFVVEQNCAYLDADGKDQFSEHIFGVDDDGRVLAYCRIVQPSVTVPDVSIGRIATHTDVRGTGLGKILMEKAMAFIDDRYGKVSIRLEAQQYLLRFYENYGFVVNSDTYLLDGIEHVEMLRNVEKVMINF, from the coding sequence ATGAAAAATTTATTGTGGAAGATCCGGAGTTTTCATCAAATGAATGTATTTGAACTGAATGCAATCTTCCGTTTACGACAGGAAGTGTTTGTGGTAGAGCAGAATTGTGCTTATTTGGATGCGGATGGAAAGGATCAGTTTAGCGAACATATTTTTGGTGTAGATGATGATGGAAGAGTGCTTGCTTATTGTCGCATTGTGCAACCAAGTGTTACAGTCCCCGATGTTTCCATCGGCAGAATTGCAACACATACAGACGTGCGTGGAACAGGATTGGGAAAAATATTGATGGAAAAAGCAATGGCGTTTATTGACGACCGTTACGGAAAAGTTTCAATCCGTTTAGAAGCCCAACAATACCTGTTAAGGTTTTATGAAAATTATGGCTTTGTTGTGAATAGCGATACTTATCTTTTGGATGGAATTGAACATGTAGAAATGTTGCGCAACGTTGAAAAGGTTATGATCAATTTTTAA
- a CDS encoding histidine kinase, with the protein MEVKDLKNKWEFGVTDNVIGIDKSFHDKIFQFFSRLHSSAEYKGSGLGLSICKKIVEKHSGEIDVVSFPQEGSTFRFTLAK; encoded by the coding sequence ATAGAAGTAAAAGATTTAAAAAATAAATGGGAATTTGGTGTCACCGATAATGTAATTGGAATAGATAAATCTTTTCACGATAAAATTTTCCAATTCTTCTCACGCTTACATTCGTCAGCCGAATATAAAGGGTCAGGATTGGGCCTATCCATCTGCAAAAAAATTGTTGAGAAACATAGTGGTGAAATCGATGTTGTTTCATTTCCACAAGAGGGAAGTACCTTCCGTTTTACTTTAGCCAAATAA
- a CDS encoding nitroreductase family protein: MKKYPFISYHHATYSNKEMEERSKTFYAFMQKRRSVRMFSSDPIPDEVINNIIMTASTAPSGANKQPWTYCIVTNQELKHAIRMAAEKEEKESYDRRMPADWLEDLAPLGTDWHKEFLEIAPVLIVVFKRNYEIVDGRKKNNYYVSESVGLSCGMLLAAIHNAGLIALTHTPSPMNFLKELLKRPENESPYLLIPVGKPHPETTVPDIQRKKMESVMITY; this comes from the coding sequence ATGAAGAAATATCCATTTATCTCCTATCATCATGCAACATACTCCAATAAAGAAATGGAGGAGAGAAGCAAAACTTTTTATGCATTTATGCAGAAGAGAAGATCGGTGAGAATGTTTAGCAGCGACCCCATTCCTGATGAAGTAATTAATAATATTATTATGACAGCATCCACTGCTCCATCAGGTGCAAATAAACAACCCTGGACTTATTGTATCGTTACGAATCAAGAATTAAAACATGCAATTCGAATGGCTGCCGAGAAAGAAGAAAAAGAAAGTTATGATAGGCGCATGCCTGCCGATTGGTTAGAGGATCTTGCTCCATTAGGTACGGATTGGCATAAAGAATTTTTGGAAATTGCGCCTGTATTAATCGTGGTTTTTAAACGTAATTATGAAATAGTGGATGGACGTAAAAAGAATAATTATTATGTAAGCGAATCTGTGGGACTCTCCTGCGGAATGTTGTTGGCGGCAATTCATAATGCGGGATTAATTGCACTTACACATACACCAAGTCCGATGAATTTTCTGAAAGAATTATTGAAGCGACCTGAAAATGAAAGTCCATATTTATTAATACCTGTTGGTAAACCACATCCTGAAACTACAGTGCCTGATATTCAAAGAAAAAAAATGGAAAGTGTGATGATAACGTATTAA
- a CDS encoding DUF3078 domain-containing protein, with amino-acid sequence MKKIIFILAVFSFSIANTFSQIDTIWTVGGLSTLTFNQNSLTNWASGGENSFSGNAFINLYANYNFEKSSWDNMIMLNYGVVTANDNQDIRKNNDRMELNSKYGRYAFGKFYYAGLVNFLSQFRPGYDYIVDPEATTPISDFLAPGYLTLSAGLDYKPTEYFSLYLSPATGKFTFVMDPYIAALGTYGNTPGVIDSLGNIVTDGDSFRSEFGASLIATLSVDLAPKFNTTGKLTLFNNFTDPIKKNRGNIDVNFYNTFSYALGKLFTLSLYLEVIYDHDIIIPIYNDANVQIDEGPRTQFKEIFGIGLSYTIGDKLE; translated from the coding sequence ATGAAAAAAATAATTTTTATTCTCGCTGTATTTTCATTTTCTATTGCAAATACATTTTCACAAATAGATACTATCTGGACAGTTGGCGGATTATCTACTTTAACCTTTAATCAAAACAGTTTAACCAACTGGGCATCTGGTGGTGAAAATTCATTTTCCGGAAATGCATTTATTAATTTATATGCGAATTATAATTTCGAAAAATCATCGTGGGATAATATGATCATGCTGAATTACGGTGTGGTTACTGCAAATGATAATCAGGATATCAGAAAAAATAATGACCGTATGGAACTTAACTCCAAATATGGCAGATATGCGTTTGGTAAATTTTATTATGCAGGTTTGGTAAACTTTCTTTCGCAATTCAGACCGGGATATGATTACATTGTGGATCCAGAAGCAACCACTCCAATTTCAGACTTTTTGGCCCCGGGATATCTCACATTATCGGCTGGTTTAGATTATAAACCCACCGAATATTTTTCACTTTATCTCTCGCCTGCAACCGGAAAATTTACATTTGTTATGGATCCCTATATCGCTGCATTGGGTACTTACGGAAATACTCCAGGTGTAATTGATTCTTTGGGAAATATTGTAACAGATGGTGATAGCTTTCGCAGTGAATTTGGTGCTTCGTTAATTGCTACCCTTAGTGTTGATCTTGCACCAAAATTCAATACCACTGGTAAACTTACTTTGTTCAATAATTTTACTGATCCTATTAAAAAAAATCGAGGAAATATTGATGTGAATTTTTATAATACATTTTCCTATGCCCTTGGAAAATTATTTACCCTCTCTTTATACCTAGAAGTAATTTATGATCATGATATAATTATTCCAATTTATAATGACGCTAATGTTCAAATTGATGAAGGACCCAGAACACAATTCAAAGAAATATTCGGTATTGGATTAAGCTATACTATTGGTGATAAATTAGAATAA
- the mscL gene encoding large-conductance mechanosensitive channel protein MscL, with the protein MGMLKEFKEFAMKGNLVDIAVGFVMGAAFAKVTTTFINGIVMPPIGMIQGKDMSDWKYVIKDATMDAEGKVANAEVAIQYGTFISTAIEFIIIAFVMFMVIKGINSMKKKVEAVPAAPPAPTSSEVLLMEIRDLLKK; encoded by the coding sequence ATGGGAATGTTGAAAGAATTTAAGGAGTTTGCCATGAAAGGCAACCTTGTAGATATTGCTGTGGGCTTTGTAATGGGCGCCGCTTTTGCAAAAGTTACCACTACATTTATTAATGGTATCGTAATGCCTCCAATCGGAATGATTCAAGGCAAAGATATGTCAGATTGGAAATATGTAATTAAAGATGCCACAATGGATGCGGAAGGAAAAGTAGCAAATGCAGAAGTTGCTATTCAATACGGAACATTTATTTCAACAGCCATTGAATTTATAATTATTGCCTTTGTAATGTTCATGGTTATCAAAGGAATTAATTCAATGAAGAAAAAAGTAGAAGCCGTACCTGCTGCACCACCAGCGCCAACTTCATCTGAAGTGTTACTTATGGAAATCAGAGATTTACTAAAAAAATAA
- a CDS encoding YigZ family protein — MQLSNQYRTINTNSEGSYSELSSKFLAFAYPINSESDINTYKTQLKKLHHKAVHIVFAYRLGINNEIEKSSDDGEPAGSSGLPVLNVLRSHQLTNIAICVVRYYGGKKLGIPGLIRAYKTAAENAIENNTVIIKDIFHHYSVSVEEQYFNNLIHALNQMGASVFEIEYGTQCNFNIRIKAEQKENLETLIEKFWQAELTMVKGE; from the coding sequence ATGCAATTATCCAATCAATATAGAACCATCAATACTAATTCAGAAGGAAGTTATTCAGAATTGTCTAGTAAGTTTCTTGCATTTGCTTATCCCATTAATTCTGAAAGTGATATTAATACCTATAAAACTCAATTAAAAAAATTACATCATAAAGCAGTGCATATTGTGTTTGCTTATCGCTTGGGTATAAATAATGAAATAGAAAAAAGCAGCGATGATGGTGAGCCTGCAGGTTCGTCTGGCTTACCTGTTCTTAATGTATTGCGCAGTCATCAACTCACCAATATTGCGATTTGTGTTGTACGTTATTATGGTGGAAAAAAATTAGGTATCCCCGGACTTATTCGTGCATATAAAACAGCAGCCGAAAATGCAATTGAAAATAATACAGTAATTATTAAAGATATTTTTCATCACTATTCCGTTTCTGTTGAAGAGCAATATTTTAATAATCTCATTCATGCACTCAACCAAATGGGTGCATCTGTTTTTGAAATAGAATATGGTACTCAATGTAATTTCAATATTCGAATTAAGGCAGAACAAAAAGAAAATTTGGAAACTTTAATTGAAAAATTTTGGCAGGCAGAATTGACTATGGTGAAGGGTGAATAA